In the Salvia miltiorrhiza cultivar Shanhuang (shh) chromosome 8, IMPLAD_Smil_shh, whole genome shotgun sequence genome, GAAGGGAAGACGGGTTCTTGGGACGTAGAGAAGGGCATTCGTGAGATGGAGAATGTGCTGCGTGATAGGGCTGAAGGAGTGGAAGTGGTCGATGCCACTGCTGACGGCGAGGGCGATGACTAGACTTGTTTGTAGTTGAAACTTCTTCCAACACTTTCTATTTGGTTATGTAATAGTAAGTAGGATCTTTGAACTTGACATTATCTATCTTTCCCCCCTAGTTTCGAGTCTAGTCTCTTTTGGCGAGGCTTAAACTTGGTATTTGTAGAACATGTGATTTTTCGGTATACCCGGCCCGATCAGGGGGTTCACCCTTTGATGCTTTATCCAATATATGTCTGATGTTTATGAATTGAAATGTCATACCTTTGATACCTATGAATTGAACGTGATCTAAGACTTCGTAAAGGTTGAAACCCGCGTGATATGTACTCAGACTTGTTCCTTGTTGAGGAAAAAATGGTTGGTCGGAGGGGTGGGGGGGCTGCGCTCCTTAGAGCTACCTACATACCCTTAAGAGGGATCAAGCCCGAATGTAGTTCAGTCGGGTGAGTAGCTCCTGGTTTTGTTTCGCTAACAAGAACCGACTCTCTCTTTCCAGGGCCATTTGGTCCACCAGGGCATTGAGCTTTGCGCTTATCTCCACTTGGGCCAACAACTCGGTTTGGGAAGAAGCATCGGTCATGTCTTGGGCGTCGTTATGGGTACTCATGGTAGAATCAGTGATTGTTCGTCGGGAATGCTCGATTGCTAGGGCCCtacggtgggggtgtcgatggaagggcctccgacgctcaagtcagtaacagTATAAGTAATCGTATTGAAAAGAATCGAAATATAGTAAACAAATGGTTAGATCAGAGCGATCTGGTTAGCGGAGTAGAGAGTTGTTCGGCAATCAGCGGGGTTGTCCTGGATGACCTGGTTGCCGGCATCCCCTGGATtgagagcgtggaggcagaTTTAGAGCGAGAGAGGTGAGGAAGTGGAAAGATCGTGCTAGGGCGTGAATGATTGTGTGTCCCATGGTTGCGTTAGTgaattagtatatataggttACGGGCCTGCAGGGAGgcgactagggttagggtttgctGGAATGTTCCTTGAAACCCTAGCGGTTCCGACTTCTTAGGAAACGATCTTCCGTGACTCTCGTCTGACCTAGTCACCAAGTAACTGTTGAGTTTAGGGAATTTCCTAGTGGGTTCATGTATTTTCCGCATATGGGCCTACTTTGGACCTATTTCTATGAATGTGGTATGGATCGCTTTATCGGGCTGGCCCGTTGGGCCGTATAGTTTCAGCTTATACAAATTTTACCCATTACAATGACAGGGTGCGGCATGCGCCGCGGGGCTTCGCTGCGCAGTCGAGCGCTTCCGGGCAGGGCTGCGCTGTTGCGCGTGCCTCAGGGCTGCGCTATTGTGCGTGCCTCAGGGCTACGCTGCGCAGTCGAGCGCTTCCGGACAAGGCTGCGCTGGGCAGTCGAGTGCTGCCGGGCAGGGCTGCGCTGGACAGTCGAGCGCTTCCGGGCATGGTTGTGCTGTTGCGCGAGCCTCCGAGCTGTGCTGACGTGCGTGCCTCCGAGCTGCGCCGACGCTCAGGCCTCTGAGCTGTGCTGCTCTAGCctccgagctgctctgctctggcctccgagatgctctgctctggccaccgAGCTGTGCTGCTCTGGCCTCTGATCTCTTGCTGCTCTGTCTGCCGAGACGAGCTGGGCGCCTGGGGCTGCGCGGATCACTTTATCGGGCTGGCCCGTTGGGCTGTATAATGATCTGCACGGGGCTatacgaattttgcccactacaggATGTCTCATATTTTtgtatctatttttatttttagtaaaagtagatgAAATccttatttcattttaattatttcaacATTTACATAAAATGTGAGACCTTATTCCACTATGcataatacatttaattattttattaaaatttgtgtcacacTCAATTAACAGTTGACCCAATCAACGAGGAAGGCTTGAGAAAAGACCGACTCAAATAGAAATTGAAAATCGAAAACTAACGCattatgatttttaattttctcttatttgtatgtattttttatattttctgtttttccaaaaaaaaatttggatcGATGGATTAGCTTAAtttttactccatccgtccctaaaataacttcctattttttcattttgggacatccccaaataacttcctctttctttctttccatttttggacacctaccccaccactaataatactttatttattcttacttttcacttttcatcactctcaatactaattataacacttttcacaacttccaataataattatatcattttttctccactgtcaatacattttacaactctttattaaaacccgtgccgtccccaaagaggaagccatttcagggacagatggagtatttttttttgagcTAAATGGATTAGTTTAAAATTCAATCAAGGTTTAAGGTTAAAAAGTCGATAATTTATAGCTTGAACAACTTTAAAACCAAAGGATGGGAGCCGGACCGCTCGGTCAAGGTCAACATCCCTAAATTAGTAAAACAATCCGCCGCGGGTACAATTGAATTTACAAAACCCTTTTCCTTAAACCCTTCGTCGTCTGCACTCTTCTCACCGGAGAATATGGCTATTATGAGAATCATCGGCCGTTTAATCCTCCAGAAATCGTCGCAATCTTCTCTTCCACGGTTGCTGTCGACGGCCGCGCAGCAACCAAAATCTCGAAACACTCTTTTCTATAAAGTGGTCGGCGCGAGCTCCAAATCCAGTATCGCGGACGTCATCAACGAATGGGTTCGTTGCGGGAAGATAGTGAGGAAAGGCGACATTGTCAACATCAGCAATTACTTCCGCTCTCGCAAGAACTTCCGAGCTGCACTTCAGGTTCTTCTcactttctttccttttctctcaatcatttttttgttgaatttttCCTTACTTTGTCAAGCAACCCTAATTGTACTCAGGCAAATACATACAGAAAAATGTTCTCGGAAGGTTTTTGTTCGAACTGGCATGCAATATTAGATATGATTACAGAGAAATGATCCGCGTATGACAATGCTAGGGTTACGAAATAGCAGAAAACTATTGCATAACATATGTTTCTGTTGTCCTTTTACTTGAGTATATGTGCTTTAAGTTTAAACGGTATCATTTTCCCTCTTTTGTGCTCTGTTTTGCACTTCTCCATATATCTTGACCCCAATTTACGCGCATCAGCTTTATGAGTGGATCGACAGCAGCAATCTTCAGATAACCGCAGCTGATCATGCTATACATATCGACCTCCTTGGAAGGGCTGAGGGTTTAGCTTCTGCCGAAAAATACTTTGATAGCCTCTCAGAGAAAACTAGTAAAACATATGGAGCACTTCTCAGCTGTTATTGCAGGGAGAGGGCTTTGGACAAGGCTTTGGAGACCTTTGAGAAGATCAATGAGTTCAATCACGCAAGCACGCTAGATTTCAACAACGTGCTTTCGCTTTACTATAACTTGGCGAAGCCTGAAAAGGTTGTCTCTCTAGTGCAAGAAATGGAGGAAAAGAATATTGCTCCTGACATTTATACTTTCAACATGTTGATCAATAGTCATGCTGCTCTGAATAATTTAGACGCACTTGAAGGAGTTATGGAGAAAATGGAGAATAGTAATATCAAACCTGATTTGTTTACATATGGAAATCTGGCTACCATATATTTCAACGCAGGGCTGCATGACAAGGCCACGGCTTTCCTTGAACTGATGGAGAAGATGGAAGCTAAGAAAAATACCGCAAGGGAAGCTTGTCGTACCCGCCTCAGGTTGTACTCAATGATGAATGATCTGTCGGGGGTTAATCGAGCATGGGAGGCTCTAAAGTTGGACGAACCAAAACCCTCTAATACTAGTTATCTTTTCATGCTTTTGGCTCTCGCGAAACTGGGGAACCAGGAAAACCTTGAGAAGATTTTGATGGAGTGGGAAGAAAGCCAGACCTTGTATGATTACCGGCTGCCAAATGTGTTGCTGGATTATTACATCTCTCGGGACATGATTGAAGAAGCTAATTCGCTCTACAAAAGATTGGCAGACGGGTTGACAGACAGAGGGTCGGATCCAAATTTGAAGACGCTGGAGCTGTTTACATCTCTATGCTTGAAGAACTCTGAGATAGATTTGGCTCTCGAGTATTTGGAGAAGGGATTAGACAAGGCAAAATCGCGGGACAGTAGGTGGTTTCCCAGAGATGAAACCGTTGAAGAATTTATCCGTTATTTTGAGGAGAAGAGTGATACAGAGAGAGGTGGGAAGTTCATCGAGAGCATGAAGAAGCACAACCGTCTGAGTTCCAATTCTTTGCTTTTGTATATCAAAGCTACTGAAGCGGGAAGCTAACTCGTTTCAAATTTCTTGCATTCCAGTGGATGTGGCAACGACTTCTTTCATTGCTTCATTTCTTCAGCGCTGCAGTTTTGCAGTTGAACCTACTTCATTGAGATTATATATTCGATCTACTTTCAATTATGTAATTTGTTACTATAACTCTACATTTTGCAGAAAAAGATGCGTCTTTTCTAAATAGGAAGGCCTTGTTCTGAAACTAGTTGTagttttacactacaaacaaagtttcttttcttttacacCGCGGGCGCGGGCCAATTTAACCCGACCCGGCCCGATTCTTCTCATGGGCCCAATCGGAATGGGCTTTAGCTGAGATAACTCACTCTTGTTGGTTCTTCTTATTCACATAATAGGATGATTCTTTTATCATATTCGACGGTTATCTAGACTGAAATGCTTTTAACTAATCAAACACCCCAGTTTCATAATCtttcttaaaaattatatacctaAATCTGAATGTGAAGTATACATATTTAATCACCACGAAAAAGGTGGCTATATATGTTGACAAATTAAACGTGAATTTATGGTTAAATAAACATTTACTTAGTACTATGTATTAAGTCAAATAAAGAATTGGATTTCTTTAATCTAGAGACTAAACAATAAACATTTACTTAGTACTATGTTATCTAGAGACTTAGGAtttctttaatctcatcatttCCAATGAGAAATAAGTCaaataaaattagtttaaatgatagaaattatcaagagcatggatatcccaaaattttaatctattttaataaataaagaattgGCCTTAAACTAATTTTGTCTATTTAGactaatacttttttttttttgaaacctcTATTTAGACTAATACTAAACAATAAACACCCTTATGTCTTATCCGCAATCTGTTCGCTAGAGCCGACCTGACTTTAATCTATGTCATCTAACAATATCATttactattattaaaaatattatttataataaatattttatttttatcaaaagtaatagtattaatttttataagaagtattatttataaaatactccattcgtctaaATTTTTAGTATCCAATTCAGAgtgacacatattttaataaagtgattgagtatattgtgagtggaataaagatttcacattttatgtgaatgttaaaataattaaagtggagtaaaaTCTCACCTACTttcactaaaaataaaaattgatacaaAAATGTGGGAcattcaaaaatgaaaatatggatactaaaatttggaacagagggagtatatgaatATATGTGATAATGTGAGTAGTGACTTCCAcattatttattactccctccgttccaacgAAGTTGAGTCatgtttttttaaataaagcTATTTTTTCATTCACTCtcgtttatttttctttttcattcactttttcactaagCACTAACTCCTAAAATCTCGTGCCAAAATAAACGTCTTTaccttcgttgggacggagggagtgcaAGTTACATaagaaattcaatttttttcctAATAAGTACTCTATTCGTCCCATAACAAGTGTCTATATTTCTTTTACTAAATATCTCATAATAAATGTCTACTTTTTAGAAACATAAAATGAGCTCaactttttatctttttattttttctgttttattgataATGACTCACTTTCTTTTTTCGTCTTTTTCATTGATAATGATTTGTTCCAAAAAGGAAACCACATTCTAATACAAAAAATCGTGGGTTCCATTactttttatcacttttatcatttaatcttttttttatttttattaactaAGCCCAACAGTAATAATCATTACGGAGGGAGTTCTTTTTAATCATATATACCTCAATTCTATTTTtctcacaaaataaaaatgaactgCATTATTTTTTATCTTACCTTTAATCAATTTTACCTAAACTTTTGTATCATAAAAAATAGACACTTGCCATGGGacaaatggagtatatattatttattactctcttcgtcccaacttttagtattcaattttttttttgaccgtctcatattttagtatttatttctatttttagtaaaagtagatgAAACACTTgctcaattttaattattttaacactcatatAAAAAATAAGACCTTTATTTCACTCACGATAcactcaatcactttattaaaactcattaTCATTTTATAATGGATATTAAAAATTGGGATGGACGAAATATTTTAtccgttatatatatattaagaaaatgaaattgaaaacaCGGGAAAAAGGTGAGCAGTATTTGTAACTGGTAGTAAAATGAAAAAGAGGAATCTTTGCATGTTGCGGTGCAATaatttgtgagagagagaagaaaataGGATTGGATGTAAGGAAGGTGGCAACGTCGGAGAGGTGTCAAATCTGAGTGGACATCTCTGACGTCAGAAGCGACTGATCGGACGGCTGCAGCCACCCGCGGCCTGCGCGGGAGGAAttcctttttctcttttttctttttgtttttgtttattgGAAACATACAtacattattttatattatattctgCTCATCCTAAACTTTCACTCTCACACATCTGACTCACAACTCGATGTTTTTTGGAGCCTTTGACCCCTCTACAGTTCATATTCCTTTTCATCCCCATCAAATTTCAAATTCCTTATAGCTAGGGAAAAATCCATTCTCCTTGCTTCCAATTTAtccaaataaataaacacaCTAGATAACCAAAAAAAAGAGAGATGGGAAATAACTAATTTTTTCACATGGGTGAATATGAAACATGGAAGAGAAGATAGTTTTTCTTTCCTTCAGGATGCGTTTACTTTGGttagttgtaaaattttcattgaaaaataatgaataagaaaatattatatatatatatttttttattattatatgtttactagagataaaaaaatattgaaaaatatttttacaccCCTACCTTATCCAACATTGAatagaaaatgagtgaaaaagaGTCGTCCGAGAAATTTTTTATCCTAtccaaaaatagtaaaaaatagatgaaaatataatttctctcattttttattaaagtaaacaCACCATTAAAAGAAAAAGTGTGAGGCAAAGTAAAGTGCTTTTATTGTACGGGGAGTGATTTTTGGACACCAGGTGTCTTACACTTTCATAAAACAAAATCGATTTTTGCTTAGTATTTAATTTGAtcgattttttgttatttagtgatttgtctaaaatattatttctaaaaatatattcaactgattttgttattattttcgatttttatatatttttatataaaaaataaataaattagtgaacttggaaaaaaaatatataaaaaccgaaaataataacaaaatcgattgaatttatttttgaaaatgatattttagacaaattactaaataataaaaagtcggTCAAattagatattaaaaaaatcgattatttatgaaaatgtcTAAGACAAATGGTGTCCAAAAATCTTTTCCCTAATTGTACAACGTAGCCGTTATTTCCTTATTAACAAGTCAATATACATACACGGAACAGTATAtcattttgtgattttttttttgtgcgcatattattttgtgattttattattgcttCAATGTGTAATTATATTTTAGATGCTAGGTAATGAACAAAAGTAAGAATCATATATAGATTAATGAAAACATCGATATCAAAATCGAACCATTAATGATCCAATGACTTAATTAAATTCTCTAGCCAAAAGGGGAAACCATGAAACTCTACTAGCTCAGATATTGGAGCATTTCACCAACCAACTCAAAATGGTAACATCCAAACACTCTCAACTGTATATCTAATCCTTGAAATAAACTCTACACCAACAAAATGTACAAAAAACTAAGGGAGTTTCTAAACCCTACTGCGGTCGCTCCCGGGGCTTGCTAGTGTCAATACTACACCTTGAAGCTCACTTTTAGCCCTCGACTCCTTCCCGAAAGGGAGAGAGCCTCGCCTCTCCGGAGACGACCTTCTAGGTTGAGCTTGCTCGGGGCCGTGTCCAAGCACCTTCACCGGATGCCTTGGGTACGCGACTATGGGAATGGCGTGGTTTTGTACATTGCTAGCGCCAACGTGGTGAGGCGAAGAATGAGGATGGTGGCTGAGGATGGCGCCCCGCGACACAAGATCAGGTCCCTTGATCAAGAAACAAACACATCACACACCAAAGTTGAGATTTAAGAAATGAGGCAACTTTGGCCAAGTAATGTGAGCTTACTGCAGCAAATAAGACCCCTCGAAAGACTTTCCCGTTCACTGTTGCCGTCATGAGGTAGCCTGAGTCGAATGCTCCATCAACCTGACCTCGTACCTCTGCTCCCATCTGTGACAAGAAAATGGAGTAATTGATTGAACAatatgtgtgtatgtgtgtagAAGAATATATATACCAGATTTCTTGTTTTCCCTAGAGATAATGTTTCTGCAGCATTGCACTGCACTCGACATGCATCACTGCAGATCGCGTTCTTATGATCGTGTTTGGCCTGTTTCGGATGCTCCGATGATGGATACATCTCGGGGAAAGTTGTAGAAGCCGCGTGCCTCGAGCTGGCCTGGTTTGAAGGCACATTGTTTAGCTGGAAACTGTTTGGATTGGGCGTGTTTTGCCTGAACATCATATGAACTCGGGGAGAAGAAGAGTAAGAAGTGCCGGCGTTTTTCTGCATGTGAGTCTGCTCGTGATCAGATTGGGACGATGGAGATGATTGCTGTGACCGTGAAACAGAATGTTCTTTGAGCTCCAGACTATCTTCAGGCAGCTTCGAATTGCTAGTTCTTCGCCTCTTGGGATGCAACCTACCTTCAAGAATCGAAAATACAAGACAATGTTATCTATCTTCTTGATTTGAGGCCGAGGGCAAAGATGTATTGAGAAACCTACCAGAACCAAAACGGAAAGACTGTTTTGGAACGAGCTCAAGCTCCTCGATTTGCTGTGATGTTGAATCTTCATTGTCGCCTACAAATATCGTCTTCTGCTGCTAAAACAAATCACAACAGCTTAGCAGTGAACACTTGATATATAAGCAGCAGAGTTGGTCATATATAGCAAAATTTATGTACCACACTACTCTCTGCTTTGGTGAGTAAAACCTTGGTTTCTTCTTTATACGTGTTTCCAAAAGCCCTGCACGTTTGCGAGTCAATCTGCAAGACGAGCAATTCATTTAAAGGGCGTTCGTCCTCTCCACACCTGAAACGCCCACCAAGTAACGGAATATCAGTACATTAAACTCTAAAGCTGCATTAGTATGAAGATCTCACCCTCCAAATATGGCAATGCCCGAATTTGTGACAGTGGCTGTATGAGAGAATCGCCCTTGAGATTTTGGCGAATTGGTTTCAAGCTGAACCCACGAAGACGTTATCACATCAAGAACCCATATATCGTTGTAGTATTGCTTGTCACCAACTCCCCCAAGCACATATAcctatacatatacatatacatatacatataagaGAAGAAGTCATACCACAATACACAAGAATCATTCTATCTAAACAGAGGACTTAAGCTCTAATCTAATTCAAGAAAAAGAAGCACATTGCAGAAAAGAATCACTTGCCTTGGTGCCTATGCTTACAGCAGCATGCCCTGCACGAGCACCGGGTGAAGGTCCGTGCGTGTCCAACTGCAACAAAACTATGTTTTACATTCCCTATACTTGATATTGGTGTAATAAATGAGGAAGTGAGGATCCATTACCTTAGACCAAACCACATTATTCATGTCCAACACACTAACATCTCCTTGATATCTATAACCAGAGTCACCCCCAAACACGAAAAGGCGGTGGCCCACAGCCACGGCGCTATGGCTGTCACGAGGGGCGGGCACGCTCCCCTTGTTCACCACCTCGGGCGACGACCACTCCATATTATTTAGGTCCAAGACATGCaagtcattcaaataattaGCCTCCCCTTCTCCACTGCCCCCAAATATGACCATCTTCTCATCACCAACCACATTAGCCGTGTGGCTCTCTCGAGCACAGGGTGGATCTCCACGGCATTCGGGGCGGGTCCACTCCCTCGAGAGGAGGTCCAATATGTGCAAGTCATTCACCTTCCTACACCCATTGGTGCCTCCAAACACGAGCATCTTGTGGCCCACGAGCACGGCGCTGTGGCTGTCTCTCGGCCCCGGCCCCTGCCCCCATGTCTTGAGCACGTTCCACCTCATCGTTGCAAGATTGCACACCAGCACGTCGCTGAAATGCACTCCCCCGCGGCATCCCTGAATATAGGATAAACTCAATCTCAACTCAATAATGATGATGCAAaagcaaaatatattttgtatatatattgattgagtatttttatccttaagaTTAACATTTCTCCAATCCCACCTTCTCAATAGGATACGAacaagcaaaactagctcaaaCAATAGAAATTATCAAGAGCTTTGGGATATCCAAAGTTATCATTTTTATCTATCCAAAATAATCCACAAAAGAAAATTCCCCCATATCATAATATTGCAGGTTTATGGAGTAATTTAAAACTGCAAGTCTGCAATATCATACTTCCCCTAATATGATGGCATTAACATTGAAGAATAATTCCCCCTCCAAAGgaaaaaattaaagtaaaaagaaaaaatcaagaaccttggaaatatctaaaaaaaaagtgaaagtaATGGAATGGAAAAGACATCTGTGTTGATGACAAGTGAGAAACAAAACTCTTTCATAATCATAATCATTCTCTCCACCACCCTCAGGAGTACTCGAAATTTTAATTGAAACTCGTTTACGTACCAATTTTACATATAGGTAAGGGTAAAACCCccttccttctctctctcacacacacgcatatgtatttatatatgtatatgtgtttTGGGCATGCTGCCAACCCTCTACAAACAAACTAGAGGAAAACATTGTTTGAGATATGATGTTAATCCTCAACATGAGACAAAATGagcaaaaaaagagagaaacaGTACAGCCATTCAACAAAGTGAAGCTGCTCTCTTGCCAAAACCAagacacacacgcacacatatcTACAGCACAgtcgagaaaaaaaaaattaacaataaacttataaatataGAAGCCAAAATTTAATCTCAAGAAGGAGATGGAGACAGAGACATACTAAAATCGAAACATGAAAGAGAATCATAGTTAAAATAAAGACCAtgcaagaaagaaagaaagaaaaaaaggaactTACTCCAAAAATGTAAATCAAACCATTGAAGTAGCAAGCAGAATGTCCCCATCTCTCAGAAGGGTTAGCACCCATCATCTTTGGATAAACCCACATTGCATTATTTCTTGCAacttctcctcctcctcctcccaaAGACCCCATGAATCTTTGCTTTGATTTCTTTGCTTTGTTAAATTGTGTAGTGTAGTGACTAGTGAGGGTATATAGCTTGACAATGatggggagagggagagagagaaaagagggtCAAATTAAGAAGCCAAGTGACATATCAACTATCAGTGTCAATGGACATGAAAAGATGGGCGCTTTCAACTCCAAATCACTGTGCCTCCACCAACGCATCATCTACTTAATTAAATAACTCGAAAAtcaattatttgaattattgCATATGTTTAATCCGAGCACAGTTGATGAAGGCTGAGCTTAAAGAAAATGACGCCTAAACATGCATGTCAACGAGGCaagtatatgtatatgtgtgtgaGAGAGACAGAAGATTAAAGTAGCACCCTTGTTGTTTCCAATGTTTAATGGTTGTTAATTTGTTTCTTGGCTTTTGCTACTGAAAATGATGGGAAGTTGTTTGGTCTCTTTCTATTTGGTGTGTGAGAAAGAGATGGCTCAGTGtgtgtagtgtgtgtgtgtgtgacatTGGGATTGATGGGAGGAAATATTTGTGCAGAGGAGGCGGTGTAGTAGTCGTAGTAGTAGTGTGTGTTCTTCTCAAGGTGCTTGTAGGAAGGAAGCGTGGGGGCT is a window encoding:
- the LOC130997503 gene encoding tip elongation aberrant protein 1-like isoform X1; protein product: MGSLGGGGGEVARNNAMWVYPKMMGANPSERWGHSACYFNGLIYIFGGCRGGVHFSDVLVCNLATMRWNVLKTWGQGPGPRDSHSAVLVGHKMLVFGGTNGCRKVNDLHILDLLSREWTRPECRGDPPCARESHTANVVGDEKMVIFGGSGEGEANYLNDLHVLDLNNMEWSSPEVVNKGSVPAPRDSHSAVAVGHRLFVFGGDSGYRYQGDVSVLDMNNVVWSKLDTHGPSPGARAGHAAVSIGTKVYVLGGVGDKQYYNDIWVLDVITSSWVQLETNSPKSQGRFSHTATVTNSGIAIFGGCGEDERPLNELLVLQIDSQTCRAFGNTYKEETKVLLTKAESSVQQKTIFVGDNEDSTSQQIEELELVPKQSFRFGSGRLHPKRRRTSNSKLPEDSLELKEHSVSRSQQSSPSSQSDHEQTHMQKNAGTSYSSSPRVHMMFRQNTPNPNSFQLNNVPSNQASSRHAASTTFPEMYPSSEHPKQAKHDHKNAICSDACRVQCNAAETLSLGKTRNLMGAEVRGQVDGAFDSGYLMTATVNGKVFRGVLFAAGPDLVSRGAILSHHPHSSPHHVGASNVQNHAIPIVAYPRHPVKVLGHGPEQAQPRRSSPERRGSLPFGKESRAKSELQGVVLTLASPGSDRSRV
- the LOC130997503 gene encoding uncharacterized protein LOC130997503 isoform X3; translated protein: MRWNVLKTWGQGPGPRDSHSAVLVGHKMLVFGGTNGCRKVNDLHILDLLSREWTRPECRGDPPCARESHTANVVGDEKMVIFGGSGEGEANYLNDLHVLDLNNMEWSSPEVVNKGSVPAPRDSHSAVAVGHRLFVFGGDSGYRYQGDVSVLDMNNVVWSKLDTHGPSPGARAGHAAVSIGTKVYVLGGVGDKQYYNDIWVLDVITSSWVQLETNSPKSQGRFSHTATVTNSGIAIFGGCGEDERPLNELLVLQIDSQTCRAFGNTYKEETKVLLTKAESSVQQKTIFVGDNEDSTSQQIEELELVPKQSFRFGSGRLHPKRRRTSNSKLPEDSLELKEHSVSRSQQSSPSSQSDHEQTHMQKNAGTSYSSSPRVHMMFRQNTPNPNSFQLNNVPSNQASSRHAASTTFPEMYPSSEHPKQAKHDHKNAICSDACRVQCNAAETLSLGKTRNLMGAEVRGQVDGAFDSGYLMTATVNGKVFRGVLFAAGPDLVSRGAILSHHPHSSPHHVGASNVQNHAIPIVAYPRHPVKVLGHGPEQAQPRRSSPERRGSLPFGKESRAKSELQGVVLTLASPGSDRSRV
- the LOC130997503 gene encoding tip elongation aberrant protein 1-like isoform X2 is translated as MGSLGGGGGEVARNNAMWVYPKMMGANPSERWGHSACYFNGLIYIFGGCRGGVHFSDVLVCNLATMRWNVLKTWGQGPGPRDSHSAVLVGHKMLVFGGTNGCRKVNDLHILDLLSREWTRPECRGDPPCARESHTANVVGDEKMVIFGGSGEGEANYLNDLHVLDLNNMEWSSPEVVNKGSVPAPRDSHSAVAVGHRLFVFGGDSGYRYQGDVSVLDMNNVVWSKLDTHGPSPGARAGHAAVSIGTKVYVLGGVGDKQYYNDIWVLDVITSSWVQLETNSPKSQGRFSHTATVTNSGIAIFGGCGEDERPLNELLVLQIDSQTCRAFGNTYKEETKVLLTKAESSVQKTIFVGDNEDSTSQQIEELELVPKQSFRFGSGRLHPKRRRTSNSKLPEDSLELKEHSVSRSQQSSPSSQSDHEQTHMQKNAGTSYSSSPRVHMMFRQNTPNPNSFQLNNVPSNQASSRHAASTTFPEMYPSSEHPKQAKHDHKNAICSDACRVQCNAAETLSLGKTRNLMGAEVRGQVDGAFDSGYLMTATVNGKVFRGVLFAAGPDLVSRGAILSHHPHSSPHHVGASNVQNHAIPIVAYPRHPVKVLGHGPEQAQPRRSSPERRGSLPFGKESRAKSELQGVVLTLASPGSDRSRV
- the LOC130997502 gene encoding pentatricopeptide repeat-containing protein At1g02370, mitochondrial-like, translating into MAIMRIIGRLILQKSSQSSLPRLLSTAAQQPKSRNTLFYKVVGASSKSSIADVINEWVRCGKIVRKGDIVNISNYFRSRKNFRAALQLYEWIDSSNLQITAADHAIHIDLLGRAEGLASAEKYFDSLSEKTSKTYGALLSCYCRERALDKALETFEKINEFNHASTLDFNNVLSLYYNLAKPEKVVSLVQEMEEKNIAPDIYTFNMLINSHAALNNLDALEGVMEKMENSNIKPDLFTYGNLATIYFNAGLHDKATAFLELMEKMEAKKNTAREACRTRLRLYSMMNDLSGVNRAWEALKLDEPKPSNTSYLFMLLALAKLGNQENLEKILMEWEESQTLYDYRLPNVLLDYYISRDMIEEANSLYKRLADGLTDRGSDPNLKTLELFTSLCLKNSEIDLALEYLEKGLDKAKSRDSRWFPRDETVEEFIRYFEEKSDTERGGKFIESMKKHNRLSSNSLLLYIKATEAGS